A stretch of DNA from Agelaius phoeniceus isolate bAgePho1 chromosome 4, bAgePho1.hap1, whole genome shotgun sequence:
TTTCAGTGTTTTTTCTAGGGACTCTGACTGTGGCACACCAATAACACTTAAACCTGCTGGGAAGTCAGGTGTATTAGGAAACAGTGTGATTCACttcttctttgaaaaaaaaaaagctgtattaGTTGTTTACTGCATATTGAGATGAAATGCTAAGGTGTAACCATTCTGTAGGACTGTAAACTCTTGTGGATATGGACACAGAGAAAAGGTCTGGGCTTTTTGTTGTGGAAGTGGTATTAACATCTAACCTAGAAGTagtccctttttcttttaaatctatTTGCATTTATGCTAACATTAGTGTTCCAGTAAATATTGAAAACAGGAAGATTTGGAGGCTAGGGGAGTTATTTAGTGCAATGTGAAGGCTGTACCTTTGGGAAATCTAAAGTAAGCAGCAGAATAATCCAGATTCTAATTTAGTGGGTAAAGCAAATATATAGCATTTAAAATTACAGTAGATAAGAAGCAATCTGACACTAGAAGGCAAGAAGAAACAGCTCAAAGCCCTAATCACCTGATGGTTTTAGTCATTCTGATCATCTTGTTTTTAAATCCTTACATAAATTGTATTGCTGCTGAGTTTTGATTATTTTATGTGTAGCTGCAAAGGAGTGAGGAAGCTGATGGAGGAGGAAATTGCTGTTAATTCCCTTTAAAAATGGAAGAAGTGGTTCTTGTAAAACTGGAGCATAGAAAGTAAAGATTCTGACTTGACCTAGAAGTTGCACACTAGTTTCCCTGTGAAAGAAGGAATTAGCTGAGAAAATATTTGGTATATTGCAAGAACAAGAGTTGTGAGATGGATTCTGGCAGAAGACGGTTTTTGGAGAAGTAGCGGATGCCTGTACCCATCTCTGGCTTTTTCCATCCTTTGAACACATGGTGTGGGTTAAATGTCAGTGTTTGTGTAACAAAGCCCTAAGTGGAAGACATCAGTTTTGCTTGGGTGAGGTCAGGGGTGCAGTGCAATGCTGTGGGTAGAGCTCTCTAATAGCTGCTtccacaggagcagccctgtccccagctgctgtcAGGTGCTGGAGACACGAGAGGCttgtccccagtgccagggtGCCTggcagcctctctgggcagtgGCACACAGGCTGTGGGCAGTGCCTCTGGGCCTGCCGGGAGGTAAATTCTCACTGCTGTAGCTGGCATTACATCTGACATTATGCACCCTGTCTGTGGCCAAGAGGATATTCCAAGGGCAAGTGTGCTTCACTTAGAAGAGACTTGAGTGGTTtgattttcctcctgctcttTACCTTCCACTAGAAATCACAGTCAGTTACACTCCTGAAAACATCTCCCCACATAATGGGGCTCTTACACAGGGAGAAACTGGGTGTGCCTAGTGACGAGAgcagtgccactgccactgtgcagcctcccctgctcttcctgctcttgCCATCTCTTTTTTTGTACCACTGCAAAATTTTTACTGCTTCCAGTGTTCCCAAGGCAACCACTCCACAAAAGACTCATCAGTGAATTGTTCCTTCAGTTTTAGTTGTCAGTGAATAGTAGGGGGGAAGATGACAGAGGGAAACAAGTAGATAAATTTCCTTGCCATAGAGAAGCTGAAAGCATTGGTCTCAAACTTGAGGAAAAGCAAGAGCttttgtgcctcagtttctgcAGAAGTTAGAAGGGGCTGCTGTCATGACTAGAGCATTGTGTGTCAGAGCAGACTATCAAAGCAGAAGCACATCAAAAAATAGCTtgtctgcttaaaaaaaaaaaatacagaaaatcagTGTGGAAATCCTGCTGCCTCCCATTTCCCCAGAGGAGAGAGGCTGTGTAATGACTGGGTTTGAAAAGCTGTCTCTAGAGATCAGCTGTGTTCACTGGCCCGTTCTGTGTGCCCCCCAAATGCTGGTACTGTATGTCCAGGCACCTTGTGCTTTagaagtaaagctggcagctcTGTCTGTTGATTTTATGTGTGTTGTTTGAAATGTCAGATGTGATTTTTAGCTTGTTTCACTCTGTAAGTACAGGATATATGTTtgcatcagctcctggagtgtGTGGCTGTGGAGCGTGTGGAGAAAGTTTTGTGTTTCTATGTTTTaagttttcatttgcttttttctttggaCCCGCAGGTTCCCCTGGAAAACAAGTGGATAACTCAGCCAGCAATCAAGGAAATAACTTAGGGACCCCAACAAAGGCTGGAAAACTGAGCCATTCATTTAGAGATCCCCGGGCAGGGAGGAAAAGTGCAGAGGGACACGTGACAAAAGGTGGTGAGGAATCAGAGAGTGATTTTGAATCGGATCCTCCTTCTCCCAAGAGcagtgaggaagaagaagaacaagagGATGAAGAAGTGTTGCATGGAGAGAATGGGGACTTCAATGACGACAATGATACAGAACCAGAGAATTTAGGCCACCGACCTCTGCTCATGGATTCTGAGGAAGAggtggaagaggaggaagaaaagcagagctctgATTCTGATTGTGACCGAACCAAGCAAAAATGTGTGGAAGGGCTCCTGGGCACTCGGTTCAGAGATGGGGTGGGCAGCAGTGAAATCACAGAGCCCAGTTTGGTGCCTATGTCCCCGCCTGAGGTACCAAGCACTCTGATCAACTCTGGCCAAGAATTTGATGTGTTTGGAGCTGTGCCCTTTTTCACACTGCAGCCTCAGGCAAGAGAGAAAGTGGACAAAGATGTTTCTTCTCAGGTGGCTTTTCCCAGCCTAAGCCAAGAGCAGGATGACTTTGATGTTTTCATCAAAGCTCCTTTCAGCAAAAAGGTGCTGCAGCGAGATGGGCAGGGGTCAGGGATGGAGCCTCTGCTCTCCCCCAGCTCTCCGCAGAGTGTGGATATCTTTGGTTGCGCCCCATTTCAGCCATCCCTCGTCCCCAAGTCTGCTGGGAGCGGACAGGACCTGTTTGGGCTGGTTCCATTTGAGGAGATcacaggcagccagcagcagcagaaggtgaAGCAGCAGCGCAACCTGCAGAAGCTGTCTTCCCGGCAGAGGCGCATGAAGCAGGAGGTGCCCAAGAACAACGGGAAACGCCACCACAGCACCCCCACCAGCACCAAGAAGGGGCTGAAACCCAGCTACCGCACTCCAGAGCGTGCCCGCCGGCACAGGAAGGCTGGCCGCAGGGACTCGCAGAGCAGCAACGAGTTCCTGACCATCTCGGACTCCAAGGAGAACATCAGCGTGACCCTGACCGACAGCAAGGATCGAGCCAACCCGCTGCAGCCCGACGAGGCGCTGCTGGATCCCTTCGGGGCCAAACCCTTCCACCCGCCGGAGCTGATGCGCCATGCCCAGCACcagggctttggggacagcCGTGGGGACCACGGCACAGTCGTGGTGGCTGGCAGGCCCAGGCAGAGCTCCTTGCACGGGGCTGTTCATGGCGGGGATGGGCTGAAAACAGATGACTTTGGTGCTGTGCCCTTCACAGAGCTGGTggtgcagagcacacagagccaACCACAGCAGGCACTGGAGTTAGATCCCTTTGGAGCAGCTCCGTTCCCTTCTAAACAGTAGAGGCTTCCAATGGGTTCCCCCCACTATACCTCTCCAAGCCCCTTAGTAAAGGTTTAGTGGAGTCATTTACATGGTTGAAATGCCAGGGGCCTGGGTTGTACAGCTTGTTCAGGGTGAGGAGGCAGTGGCCTGCATGTGTGGTGGAATTGCAAATAATAGCTAATTCTGATTTGGATCTTtttgaggaaaagagaaaaaaaatcagaagtgtTGTTTCCTTATGGCAGATGGCTCCCAGAATGTCATGAGGAATTGGATATGATTCCCTGTCACTGACTTGGGACCCTGGGACATACTGTTTGTGCACTTTGGTCTTGCCTTTCTATCCCTGTGCCATGTGCCCCGTTGGAGTGGAAGAGGCAGGGAGCACATGGAAAATGCTTTCCACGTGTACAGGAGGCTGATGAACTGCGGTGCTTCTTCATGTCTCTGCAGACCTAAGAACCAAGACATACTGATATCCAGATTATGTGCTGGAAATAGCCAAGTCTTTGCTTCCTAGGTGAAAACTACCTTTATTAatcataaaaataaagcagccACATCCTCAACGGGCTGTGGCCCAGAATTCCAGAGCACAGCTATGGCTTGGGACCTTGCAGACATCTATGCAGCTGCAGAGATgaaaggcagatttttttttttatgtgccTAAATGGTcaattttgaattatttttttaatagtaagTGCCATTAATGTAAAGTAGCAAACTGGAATTGTAGAGTCAAAACTAAAGAAGCAGGTGATTGACTGATGTGTGAGAATGTGTGGGGGAGTGAGCCAGCAGGGACATGGCCGGGATTGCAGCACTTTGGGAGACTCCTCAGCACACTGGAAGAGGGGCTGTCCTCGGGCACGTGGAGTGCTTCAGATGACTTATGGAGTTGACTGTGAGGTACAACCATTGGATTGGTTTGATTACACCTTGGGATTTGTGTCTGTTTTCCTCTTGGATTTTGATTGGAAAGAAAATGTGTCCTCTCTGTTGGTTTTTTACCACAATAGTTTTATGAAATGACTGTAACCTGATGCTCTTTTAAGGGTCGCTAAATGCACTGAGCTTTGGAGACActtcctgccccagctgtgttCCAGCAGGAGCTGTCGGCTGCTGGACCACTGAGCTGCGTTTCGCCCCTCGGAGCCTTTCGGGAAggagccctgtcctgctgcccaggggcgcCTCGGGTGATGGCAGGAGGCGTGACCACTGCCGAGCACAGTGTGTACTTCCTGTggtgcaggaggtgctggtgtGTGCAGAGACGGTGCCCcttgggacagcccagcctgggtTCCATGGCCATCCTCATGGGGACACGGAAGCGGGGGGGCTCCTCGGCTTGTCCCCCCTCTCTGTCCTGCTCCACTGGAGGCTGAGGAGTGATTAGCTAGGTGTTTGCACATGGGGGACATCCCTGTTTGTGGCCGGGTGTCCTCACATGCCCCCCTGTCACAGGTGAAGTGAAATATTCAGGGTTGtgagcttttttcccctcatgccTCCTGCTGGATATTCAGGAGGTGATGGGGGCATTTGGTCCCTTTCAATATTCACTGAAAACACACTGAAAACAAATCACGAGACTCCTTTGGGATCAGTTGGATAAAGTGCCCCCTGGGATGTATGTGTGATTGCTTCCCTTAGCTCTGGAATCTGAACATAGCTCATAGTGATGGTGTACAGATAGCTACCTTCACCTTCCTCAGTTTCACTTCTCACAGGGTCTAAGTGGGAtattccagctgtgcctgcttcAGTGTGCCTTTTCCAGGCTTAGGAGTTAAGCCCTTAGGAGATTGAGTAGAAATGTGTCCAACACAGGACTTTCCAAGCTTTATTACTGCTCTTCTCACCTGTTTGGTGCCAAAGGCTGCAAGAAGCACATGCCAATTTTTGTAGCATTTCTGACACTCAGGTTAAcagtctttttccttttttttaaatctctgtgCATGCTTATGAGCTGCCCTTCTCAATGTCTTTCAGAGCTGTTACCTGCCTGAAGAGCCCTTGGAATACAGCAAGATGACAAATGTGGCAGTGAAGTGGACACAAAGTGAGATGAAAACTGTGGTCCTAAGTGTGGCTGGTCCTCACCAAAGCGAGGCTGTTGCTGTCTTCCCAGTGGGAAAGCAGTGGGAAGGGTTAACAATGCACACGGCCCTGGGGCTTGTCTCCAGGGCCCAGGAGGAGAGGTGGGGGCTGTTGTACATGCAGGGAGGAGACTGGGCACCAGCAGACCCAGTGTGGGCAGAAGCCATCAGGTAAATTACAGATAGGAAATGTGTTCAGTACTGTTGGTTTACGCCGGGGCTCCAGGCTGAGGAGGGCTGCAGGGGGCTTGGGCAGAGGGTCTCTATGCATTTacactgcagcacagccaagctGGAGGGAGAGACAAGGCACAGGCAAGCTGCAGACCCCACTGACACTAGAGCTGGCACGAGTTATGGCCCATGATATTTGCCTCCTAATGGCCTTAACAAACCTGGTTCTTCACACTTGAGACACCAATCAGGTTTTTGAttaaatttcactttttttttctttagagttattttattctttctcaTGGTCGATGTGAGATTGGTGCACCCTGCTAAGCTGACTTTTCCTGGTGTATGTAGTTTATACACAACTGAACCCAAGCTTGGGGTTGTATTCAGCCACTGTCCACTATTTAAAGGAGGTGAGATATGTGACTGTCAGGGAATGGGGTATCCTTTGCCTTTTTTCAGGATGTATGGAGTGCAACGTGACCTTAGTAGAAATCAGGAAAGACCTTTTTGTGGTAGTCATGTACATGCTGCCTGTGGTAGCAGGAGGGCAAGGTGTAAGGGGTTGACACTTCCCTTCCCAGACAGAAATCCCAATGGGTTTTTACAGCTTCTCCCTCTGCATGCTGAGGGACTGAAGCACAGGCCTTGTAGgatcagctgctggagagagcatCTGCCCCAAAGTGCTAAGAAGCACAACCTCTTTTAAGTGGTTGTGGTGATGGAAGGAAAAACCAGGTAGTTGTGTTTGCCTGTGGACTCAAATGGCCTTTAGGTGTGTAATTAATGCTGTGGTGGGGGGCTCTGTGAGCACCAGTGTTGGAGGAAAAAGCTTATAATCATTCTGGGTGTCCCAATTAGTAAAACCAAGTACTGTGAAAATAAGTTGATATATTTGCTACTGTGAGAAAAAGAGTTTATCTGGAGTTTTTTATACTATATggtgtatttttatatatccaagaagtatatataaaatatacacaTGCTCGCACACATCATGTACCCCTTGGAGTTGCTGTGGGGTTGGTAACCCAGCAGCCACAATCATGTTTGTGATTTGAGTGAATATGAGTTAAGCACCAAGGGTGGCTGCTGTGCTACTGTTCCATAGAGCTTATTTTGAAAGGAAATCAAGGAGATGGTGTGTATGGTAAAGTTGTGACTGAAGCATCACCTACTATTAAAGAGcataaaaactattttaaaattgcTGGCATTCAGCTTTTAAGTGCACTTGCCTGAACTACACTTCCATTTCTTGTTAGACTTGGAGTTTCTAAAGCTTTTTTGTGTACTACTAAAGCCAGAACTTTTAACTTTTTTTGTGAAGCTGATGTATATCATAAAACCCTTGGAGATGTTAAATAAAGGAACTTGGTAACAGTGCCTTTTCAGGTCTCTTCAACACTGCATGGTGAAGTATTTGTGTGTAGGCTTTCATTTGCTCATTATAAGCactgttgctgctgctgaatgatTTTTTAGCTGTCATGTGAGTACCTGTGACTCTCATAAAACTGTTTTAAGTAGTTGTATTTGCTGCCCAATCATCCTGCTGTGTCCAACTGGTTGAAAATCCTTTACTTCAGTGTTACTCCTTAAAGTCTTCCTGCAGAAAGGTCATGTGGGTCCCAATGGCATTGGACTGAGATCTGTACTTGTGGACAGAACTATAATGTGGTGTGAGCCCCTTCCTGCAGTTGTTTACTGGAGCAGGGTGTTTGGATGCTCCCTGTATTGATTTTACTCTTGGGTGAGATGAAGTAAGAATGGAAATGGTCAAGAACAGATACAGCAGCAGCGGGCTTCCGTTAATAAAGAGTACTTGGTAGTAGGCTGAAAAGCTAAGTTCATCAGCAAATTCAGCTAGAGAGtctcccccaaaaatccctgtcTGTGGCACAAGTTCGATGGCTAAGCCATTGACATCAGTTGTTTTGCTGCATGAGGTGCAGGAATAATGTTAGTCCAAAGAAAAAGCCAATGAACTGGAATTTATTTATAAGTTCAGTATGTACATCAAAGATCATCATGCAGCTTGATAAATTGTGTCAGGTAAAAATGCACAGCTTGGCAATCAGTTTCCTTATCTGGTGAAAACTGCTGGAGAAGTTAAGAGTTTCCATTATAAAAATACATTAGCAAATGCTCAGTAATATTACAGACACATTATTGGGATATTACTGTACACATAACACTGGAAACAGACTTTTACACTTGCAAGTTCCTTGTCAGGCTTCAGTAGTAGTAATTAGTGCACTTGAAACTTGCTTGGCTGTCAAgttaaaaaatcatttaaaaaatcagtgtttaCATTGAAAGGCTGAAAGCTCTGGGAGCTGAATCATTAATGCAGAGTCAGTTTTGCCAATACTTGTTTCTGGAGTTAAAAAAGACCAACAGAAAAGCACCAAAACCACCCTCTGACCTAAACAGACAGCATCCCTGTCCAGCACATCAGGAGGAGTTCCCATCCTGCCTTCTCTGTGCCCGAGGAGTGCAGGTGCCTGTCTGTAAGTTTCTCCACTCCATGTCTCCTTGACACGCCCTGACCAGAAACCAagtcctgctcctctgccttaGCCCAGAGGGAGGCAACTTTGGGCAACCAACAGAACGTGCCTGCCCTGGGGTAGTCACTGCACAGAGCCAGTGTCTCCTCGTGCATTGGGGGAAGCCCTCTCCACAAGGATGTAGCCACTTAGGATTCGTCCCAACAGCATCCTTGCCTCTAACCCAGAAGTCCAAAGGATTTTAATGCTGTTTGGAAGACTGGCACCCCTGGAGCTTAATagtgctgggcagcagctgtgcGATAACCAGTGTATTCTGTGGCTCCCTGGTGTTCATTTCATAAGGGAAGGTTCTACAACACATCCTGAAACTCCAAGCAGCCTTGGCACGGTGGCAGGATTGTGAAAGCAAGTCATTTTGGACAGCAGTGTGTGTGAGTGCAGTATCATCCTGCACATAGGGAAAGGCCAACAGTCAGGaatctgcagccccagcaggttCCCTGAttgcaaaacaacaacaaacatgGACACGCAGCCTTAGTGCTACTCCTGGAATACTGATTCCAGATTACTGAAGGGATCTAGAGAAATTTCTTCAAGCAATGGCACAACCCTGCCCCTCCTTGGGGCGGGCTATTTTTAAGATCTGCAATGAAGATCTAGGTGTGCAGGATATCATGTTATCTCCCAGGGAATGGGAAAGAGGTCATCCAGAGCAGGACAGAAATCCACTGAATTCCAGTTCATGCGTTCCTGTGCTAATCCTGAAGCATAACACATCTTCCCTGTAAAGGCTGAAGGATGCACCACCCACAGGCCTGTGGTTTGGGTCCAGGACCAGCTCCCACAGTTCCAACAATTTTACAGGCACGCTGCCAGGAGTGTTCTCCTAACTGTGCACACCAGCTGAAAACCTGGTGTCCAGGCCTGAGTACCCTTGGCTGAGCCATTCATGTCTGCCAAGCAACAAAACATCCTGCTGGGATCTGCATGCCGAGTGAGCTCAGCCTCCCGCTGTcctgctccaggaggagctgttTGGTGCTTGACTGCAGGGCAGGAACTGGCTGAGAAGGAAACGCCCCTCCaacccaggcagagctgctgtgtttatCAAAGCTTGCAGTAACACTCTGTCCCGGCAAGGGGCTAACAGCCCAGGAGTCAGCAAAGGAACTGCCTCAGTCCTTGACAGCACAGCTCTTCACGTGAGGCCCCCAGAGTCACCAATCCTCTCGTGCTGCCTCTGAAATAGAGCAGGAAAACGAGGTAAATCACTGTGCACATGTAATTGGCAACTCATCTGATTTCCACAACATCCAGATCAATGCTAAGCAGACTGAAAACCTGACAAAAGCCTGAGGAAAATGCTACTTAAGGACAAGTACTGATGATGGTTTGAGACTACTCAGATTGTGACacagagctggaagggatctGGCAGGACTACGTCCAGCCTGCTCTAAAACTGCTCAAgggcccagcagctccccagagcctcatccaatgcagcagcacaggtgagcagAGTGCCTGGCATCACATCCCTGCTTTTTATTGGCACCAGTCAGGACCCACTCTGGGACAGTGACCTGAGGTTCAGGCCAGCATTCCCAAAGCCTGTGGTTGGGGTATCCTGTTCCTCCGACGATGGCAGCAGCCATACCTTGGCTCACAGGTCCGCGCTGTACTCGGGGCAGGGCTTGCTGTGTCGGTACTGCATGATGTATACTGTGGACTGGTGCCACCAGTACAGCATCACCACTGCCAGGATGTGCCACACTTGGTGGCTTGAGCCAAGGTAGTTCAGCTGGCCTGTGGGGGAGAACAGGGACATTCAGGAGCAGCTGTTAAGTTCCACCACAATTCCACATTGTGCAGTGCAATCAGCAATCAATCTCTTGCAGAGCTCTGCCACACCCTACCCTTGAGGGGTGACAGGGAAAGTTCTTTAACGAACTTGAGGGAAGTTGTCTGCCTCCTCCCACTCTTTTACTCTGTATGGGAACACGGCATAGGGAACATGGTCAGCTTGTTCTCTCCCAGGAAGTTCAGGACCCACAGCAAGGACTAGGACACCGTAGGAAGCTtaactgaagaaaagaaaacagccaGAAGAGAATTTCCTACCTGGGAAGTATCTTTCTGGAACTTTGGAAATATAGAAGAGAAAAGCGACAGCAGCGATGAAATACATGACAAATACCCGCGGAGCAAACTcctgcaaaagaaaagcaagctcTCCTATTCTGTTAGAAggcaaaaacagaaaaaaatgtctctaaagataaaaaaggaaaaggcatgACAGCACTGAAtcttccttccctgcctgtgttAGCTATGCACAGATCCAATGGGGACGCACATGCCAAACTCTGGGAAAGCCTGAGTGGAAAGAAACCTCTTTTATTCCAGCTTCTTGCTTCTACATGCAAGATTCTCTGTTCAGCAGGCACAGCATGTGTCTGTGCAAGGTCACCTGTCACTCCCCTgagcctgcacagagcagctaGGGTGAGGGACCCTGCAGTGCACATCCCACTTAGGCAGGGaccacagcagctgcacacaggacTGCTCACAGTGGGGGGGTCAACAACCAGCAACTCAGCCACCAGGTGCATCTTGTTAGCAGAATGTTTTGTTACCAAAAGTGGGCCCTTTTCCTGAAGTATGGAAACAAAATGTGTACCCTAGACTCCATCCTGCTATCCCAGGGGAAGCCAGATGGGGAAGTGTGGGGGCACAACTGCTACTGATGATTTTTAGAGGGCCAGTGTGAAGTGTCATGTATAAAGGCCACATCTATTTCCAAGTGGTGCTCTgccacattccacagcagctctggaccTGGCTGAACCCTCACCCCATGGACAGCCATCTATCCAggccagcccaggtgtgtgcagtTTGTGCTCACtatgaaaaggaaatgtttcttTCAGCACCATCAGGTGTTACTGGCTAACTGCACTGATTTCAGGTTGGTTCACACTGGGGCACACCAGACTGCctttggctgtgctgggctgctgctgtcacaatGTATTCCAAGGAGtgaaacaaacaggaaaatagTAACATGAAAGAGCTGTTAGAGGAGGATTGTGTAGGAGACAGAGGGCTGAGCACGTAAATGCTGATTTCTGCTGCCATCATAGGGAACAGAGGAGGAGACAAGTAATCATCCCAGTGTCTCCTGGTTGCCCTCTGGAGCTGTGGAGGTGGCCAGCCCTGAGCATTCCTGCAGCCTGACAGGCTCCTTCCTGCTCCACAGGcacctcagctcctgcccccgGCCCTGGCGAGGGTGTGGTCTGCCCACacaggctgctccctgcccaggcacagacacagctggatcctgctctccttcccaccctgcagctttagggcagcacagcacaatAAAACTTCCCAAGCCGTCTGTCCCATCTCAACACAGTTCTCAGTGTTCCCATTTGGATTGTATTGACCAAAAGAATTCTGTCCTTAGAGGAATTGTAACTCCTCCTGCTTCCCCACTGTTTCCCAACTGTAAGAGAACTCAAGGAAgatggaaaatgaaaagcaaaagggaatcttatttccttttttttgtttgttggtttttttttttgttttttttttttttttttgttttttgttttttttttttgtttacctGTACAATGGATGCCCCAATGCCTCCATTGAGCCAAACCCAGTGGATGGTGGGAATGATTCCGTAGCCAGACACGGAGCAGAAGATGATGGAGCGcagcctgtgccactgctgtgtgAGGTAACTGGGGTGGATCTGAGCAAAAAACACTGCCAGGATCATGGCCAGCACAGTGATCAAATACACCTGGCGCCAGTACTGAGGgcacaaagaaacaaaagcaagtTTGTGGCATGCAGAAgtcagctctgggcaggaggtTTCAGTGactgagcacagcagtgcttcaccctgtccctgctgtgggctCCAGCTGTGGGTCTGAGTGCAGGCCCTCTGCTTGTCAGCTGGCACTGAGGGGAGGGGACTGCTCCTGGGAGGCACCTGGCACCACATCCTTCATTCCAAGCACTTCCTGCACCAAATGTTTCAATACACCTGTGCCTCACCtgtccagctcagctcctggaCAGCGATGTCCAGGGCAGGCCTTGAGAGGGAACTCATTTACTCATCCTCCATTAAAAGGAGGGAAAACAAGGTT
This window harbors:
- the PAQR3 gene encoding progestin and adipoQ receptor family member 3 isoform X3; amino-acid sequence: MLCSVGYHLFCCHRSEKTSRRWMALDYAGISIGILGCYVSGVFYAFYCSNYWRQVYLITVLAMILAVFFAQIHPSYLTQQWHRLRSIIFCSVSGYGIIPTIHWVWLNGGIGASIVQEFAPRVFVMYFIAAVAFLFYISKVPERYFPGQLNYLGSSHQVWHILAVVMLYWWHQSTVYIMQYRHSKPCPEYSADL